A part of Loxodonta africana isolate mLoxAfr1 chromosome 11, mLoxAfr1.hap2, whole genome shotgun sequence genomic DNA contains:
- the LOC104845511 gene encoding zinc finger protein 615-like isoform X2, whose amino-acid sequence MEFLRGAPRWRILLLQESLTFDDVAVEFTWAEWQLLGPDQKGLYRDVMLENYNNLVSVGYQAGKQDALSKWEQGEELWTIEDEIHCQICPGIGKVDDHLQHHMQKQRNQKCVEQYYEHNAFGNIFNQRKSNFPLKQHHDMFDLHRKTLKSTLSLDKQNRSCDLKNFTEFNGDGQSFVRDEREQLHTDNKFHESVKQNSNKSQVIKHQRTAKLEKAHVCSECGKAFIKMSQFIDHQKVHTGEKPHGCNMCGKAFSRKSRLIEHQRIHAGLKHYECIECDKTFLKKSQLNIHQKTHMGEKPHTCNQCGKSFIKKCRLTYHQRTHTGEKPHGCNLCGKAFSTKFSLSTHQKTHTGEKPYTCSECGKAFFEKRRLIAHHRTHTGEKPFTCNECGKGFTLKNSLITHQQTHSKEKSYTCSECGKGFSMKHCLIVHQRTHTGEKPYICNECGKGFPLKSPLIRHQRTHTGEKPYVCSECGKGFTMKSDLIVHQRTHTAEKPYVCSDCGKGFTVKSRLIVHQRTHTGEKPYVCNECGKGFPAKIRLVGHQRTHTGEKPFICKECGKGFTEKSHLSVHRRTHTGEKPYICSECGKGLTGKSMLIAHQRIHTGEKPYKCNECGKGFTMKSTLGIHERTHTGEEPYKCNECGKAFRKKTCLIQHQRFHTGKTSFACTECGKFSLRKYDLITHQRIHTGEKPYECSVCGKAFTTKSGLNVHHRKHTGERPYGCSDCGKSFAHLSILVKHKRMHT is encoded by the exons GTGGCTGTGGAATTCACCTGGGCGGAGTGGCAGCTCCTTGGTCCTGATCAGAAGGGCCTGTACCGGGACGTGATGTTGGAGAACTATAACAACCTCGTGTCAGTGG GGTATCAAGCTGGCAAACAAGATGCACTCTCTAAGTGGGAACAGGGAGAAGAACTGTGGACAATAGAAGATGAAATCCACTGTCAAATCTGTCCAG GAATCGGGAAAGTTGATGATCATCTCCAGCATCACATGCAAAAGCAAAGAAATCAGAAGTGTGTGGAACAATACTATGAACATAATGcgtttggaaatatttttaatcagagaaaaagtaattttccattaaagcagcatcatgatatGTTTGACTTACACAGAAAAACTTTAAAATCCACTTTAAGTTTAGATAAGCAAAACAGAAGCTGTGACTTGAAAAACTTTACTGAGTTTAATGGAGATGGACAGTCTTTTGTGCGTGATGAGCGTGAACAACTTCATACTGATAATAAATTCCATGAAAGTGtaaaacaaaacagcaacaagTCTCAGGTGATTAAGCATCAGAGAACTGCTAAATTAGAGAAAGCCCATGtatgcagtgaatgtgggaaggccttcatCAAAATGTCTCAGTTCATTGATCATCAGAAGGTTCATACAGGAGAGAAGCCTCATGGATGCAATATGTGTGGGAAAGCATTTTCCAGAAAGTCCAGGCTTATTGAGCATCAGAGAATTCATGCAGGACTGAAACACTATGAATGCATTGAATGCGACAAAACATTTCTGAAGAAATCACAGCTCAATATACATCAGAAAACTCATATGGGAGAGAAACCCCATACATGCAATCAATGTGGGAAATCCTTCATCAAGAAGTGTCGGCTTACTTATCATCAGCGAACTCATACAGGAGAGAAACCTCATGGGTGCAATctatgtgggaaagccttttctACGAAGTTTAGTCTCTCTACTCATCAAAAAACTCATACAGGAGAGAAGCCCTATACATGCAGTGAGTGTGGAAAAGCCTTCTTTGAGAAGAGACGTCTTATTGCACATCATCgaactcatactggagagaaaccctttACATGCAATGAATGCGGGAAAGGCTTCACTTTGAAGAACAGTCTCATCACACATCAGCAAACTCATAGCAAAGAGAAATCATATACTTGCAGTGAATGTGGAAAAGGTTTTTCCATGAAGCACTGTCTCATCGTACATCAGCgaactcatactggagagaaaccctatataTGCAATGAGTGTGGAAAAGGCTTTCCCCTGAAGAGTCCTCTTATCAGACATCAGCGAACACAtacaggagagaaaccttatgtaTGTAGTGAATGTGGAAAAGGCTTCACCATGAAGAGTGATCTCATTGTACATCAGCGTACTCATACCGCAGAGAAACCGTATGTATGCAGTGATTGTGGAAAAGGCTTCACTGTGAAGAGCCGTCTGATTGTACATCAACGAACTCAtacaggagagaaaccttatgtgTGTAATGAATGCGGAAAAGGCTTCCCAGCAAAGATCCGGCTGGTTGGACACCAACgaactcacactggagagaagcCGTTTATATGCAAGGAGTGTGGAAAAGGCTTCACCGAGAAGAGCCATCTCAGTGTACATCGGCGcactcatactggagagaaaccctatataTGCAGTGAATGTGGAAAAGGCTTAACTGGGAAAAGCATGCTCATTGCACATCAgcgaattcatactggagagaaaccctataagTGTAATGAATGTGGAAAGGGCTTCACTATGAAGAGCACTCTAGGTATACATGAGCGAACTCATACTGGAGAGGAACCCTACAAATGCAATGAATGTGGTAAAGCGTTCAGGAAGAAGACATGCCTCATACAACATCAGAGATTTCACACAGGAAAAACTTCCTTTGCGTGTACTGAATGTGGAAAATTCTCTTTGCGAAAGTATGATCTCATTACCCATCAGAGAattcacacaggagagaaaccatATGAATGCAGTGtatgtggaaaagccttcacCACCAAGTCAGGGCTCAATGTTCATCATCGGAAACATACAGGAGAGAGGCCCTATGGATGCAGCGATTGTGGGAAATCTTTTGCCCACTTGTCAATCCTTGTTAAACACAAGAGAATGCACACGTAG
- the LOC104845511 gene encoding zinc finger protein 615-like isoform X3, which yields MIQAQESLTFDDVAVEFTWAEWQLLGPDQKGLYRDVMLENYNNLVSVGYQAGKQDALSKWEQGEELWTIEDEIHCQICPGIGKVDDHLQHHMQKQRNQKCVEQYYEHNAFGNIFNQRKSNFPLKQHHDMFDLHRKTLKSTLSLDKQNRSCDLKNFTEFNGDGQSFVRDEREQLHTDNKFHESVKQNSNKSQVIKHQRTAKLEKAHVCSECGKAFIKMSQFIDHQKVHTGEKPHGCNMCGKAFSRKSRLIEHQRIHAGLKHYECIECDKTFLKKSQLNIHQKTHMGEKPHTCNQCGKSFIKKCRLTYHQRTHTGEKPHGCNLCGKAFSTKFSLSTHQKTHTGEKPYTCSECGKAFFEKRRLIAHHRTHTGEKPFTCNECGKGFTLKNSLITHQQTHSKEKSYTCSECGKGFSMKHCLIVHQRTHTGEKPYICNECGKGFPLKSPLIRHQRTHTGEKPYVCSECGKGFTMKSDLIVHQRTHTAEKPYVCSDCGKGFTVKSRLIVHQRTHTGEKPYVCNECGKGFPAKIRLVGHQRTHTGEKPFICKECGKGFTEKSHLSVHRRTHTGEKPYICSECGKGLTGKSMLIAHQRIHTGEKPYKCNECGKGFTMKSTLGIHERTHTGEEPYKCNECGKAFRKKTCLIQHQRFHTGKTSFACTECGKFSLRKYDLITHQRIHTGEKPYECSVCGKAFTTKSGLNVHHRKHTGERPYGCSDCGKSFAHLSILVKHKRMHT from the exons GTGGCTGTGGAATTCACCTGGGCGGAGTGGCAGCTCCTTGGTCCTGATCAGAAGGGCCTGTACCGGGACGTGATGTTGGAGAACTATAACAACCTCGTGTCAGTGG GGTATCAAGCTGGCAAACAAGATGCACTCTCTAAGTGGGAACAGGGAGAAGAACTGTGGACAATAGAAGATGAAATCCACTGTCAAATCTGTCCAG GAATCGGGAAAGTTGATGATCATCTCCAGCATCACATGCAAAAGCAAAGAAATCAGAAGTGTGTGGAACAATACTATGAACATAATGcgtttggaaatatttttaatcagagaaaaagtaattttccattaaagcagcatcatgatatGTTTGACTTACACAGAAAAACTTTAAAATCCACTTTAAGTTTAGATAAGCAAAACAGAAGCTGTGACTTGAAAAACTTTACTGAGTTTAATGGAGATGGACAGTCTTTTGTGCGTGATGAGCGTGAACAACTTCATACTGATAATAAATTCCATGAAAGTGtaaaacaaaacagcaacaagTCTCAGGTGATTAAGCATCAGAGAACTGCTAAATTAGAGAAAGCCCATGtatgcagtgaatgtgggaaggccttcatCAAAATGTCTCAGTTCATTGATCATCAGAAGGTTCATACAGGAGAGAAGCCTCATGGATGCAATATGTGTGGGAAAGCATTTTCCAGAAAGTCCAGGCTTATTGAGCATCAGAGAATTCATGCAGGACTGAAACACTATGAATGCATTGAATGCGACAAAACATTTCTGAAGAAATCACAGCTCAATATACATCAGAAAACTCATATGGGAGAGAAACCCCATACATGCAATCAATGTGGGAAATCCTTCATCAAGAAGTGTCGGCTTACTTATCATCAGCGAACTCATACAGGAGAGAAACCTCATGGGTGCAATctatgtgggaaagccttttctACGAAGTTTAGTCTCTCTACTCATCAAAAAACTCATACAGGAGAGAAGCCCTATACATGCAGTGAGTGTGGAAAAGCCTTCTTTGAGAAGAGACGTCTTATTGCACATCATCgaactcatactggagagaaaccctttACATGCAATGAATGCGGGAAAGGCTTCACTTTGAAGAACAGTCTCATCACACATCAGCAAACTCATAGCAAAGAGAAATCATATACTTGCAGTGAATGTGGAAAAGGTTTTTCCATGAAGCACTGTCTCATCGTACATCAGCgaactcatactggagagaaaccctatataTGCAATGAGTGTGGAAAAGGCTTTCCCCTGAAGAGTCCTCTTATCAGACATCAGCGAACACAtacaggagagaaaccttatgtaTGTAGTGAATGTGGAAAAGGCTTCACCATGAAGAGTGATCTCATTGTACATCAGCGTACTCATACCGCAGAGAAACCGTATGTATGCAGTGATTGTGGAAAAGGCTTCACTGTGAAGAGCCGTCTGATTGTACATCAACGAACTCAtacaggagagaaaccttatgtgTGTAATGAATGCGGAAAAGGCTTCCCAGCAAAGATCCGGCTGGTTGGACACCAACgaactcacactggagagaagcCGTTTATATGCAAGGAGTGTGGAAAAGGCTTCACCGAGAAGAGCCATCTCAGTGTACATCGGCGcactcatactggagagaaaccctatataTGCAGTGAATGTGGAAAAGGCTTAACTGGGAAAAGCATGCTCATTGCACATCAgcgaattcatactggagagaaaccctataagTGTAATGAATGTGGAAAGGGCTTCACTATGAAGAGCACTCTAGGTATACATGAGCGAACTCATACTGGAGAGGAACCCTACAAATGCAATGAATGTGGTAAAGCGTTCAGGAAGAAGACATGCCTCATACAACATCAGAGATTTCACACAGGAAAAACTTCCTTTGCGTGTACTGAATGTGGAAAATTCTCTTTGCGAAAGTATGATCTCATTACCCATCAGAGAattcacacaggagagaaaccatATGAATGCAGTGtatgtggaaaagccttcacCACCAAGTCAGGGCTCAATGTTCATCATCGGAAACATACAGGAGAGAGGCCCTATGGATGCAGCGATTGTGGGAAATCTTTTGCCCACTTGTCAATCCTTGTTAAACACAAGAGAATGCACACGTAG
- the LOC104845511 gene encoding zinc finger protein 615-like isoform X1 codes for MRNLAKGPEVEAVYGSKRQVSEVLVVRQKKNESLTFDDVAVEFTWAEWQLLGPDQKGLYRDVMLENYNNLVSVGYQAGKQDALSKWEQGEELWTIEDEIHCQICPGIGKVDDHLQHHMQKQRNQKCVEQYYEHNAFGNIFNQRKSNFPLKQHHDMFDLHRKTLKSTLSLDKQNRSCDLKNFTEFNGDGQSFVRDEREQLHTDNKFHESVKQNSNKSQVIKHQRTAKLEKAHVCSECGKAFIKMSQFIDHQKVHTGEKPHGCNMCGKAFSRKSRLIEHQRIHAGLKHYECIECDKTFLKKSQLNIHQKTHMGEKPHTCNQCGKSFIKKCRLTYHQRTHTGEKPHGCNLCGKAFSTKFSLSTHQKTHTGEKPYTCSECGKAFFEKRRLIAHHRTHTGEKPFTCNECGKGFTLKNSLITHQQTHSKEKSYTCSECGKGFSMKHCLIVHQRTHTGEKPYICNECGKGFPLKSPLIRHQRTHTGEKPYVCSECGKGFTMKSDLIVHQRTHTAEKPYVCSDCGKGFTVKSRLIVHQRTHTGEKPYVCNECGKGFPAKIRLVGHQRTHTGEKPFICKECGKGFTEKSHLSVHRRTHTGEKPYICSECGKGLTGKSMLIAHQRIHTGEKPYKCNECGKGFTMKSTLGIHERTHTGEEPYKCNECGKAFRKKTCLIQHQRFHTGKTSFACTECGKFSLRKYDLITHQRIHTGEKPYECSVCGKAFTTKSGLNVHHRKHTGERPYGCSDCGKSFAHLSILVKHKRMHT; via the exons GTGGCTGTGGAATTCACCTGGGCGGAGTGGCAGCTCCTTGGTCCTGATCAGAAGGGCCTGTACCGGGACGTGATGTTGGAGAACTATAACAACCTCGTGTCAGTGG GGTATCAAGCTGGCAAACAAGATGCACTCTCTAAGTGGGAACAGGGAGAAGAACTGTGGACAATAGAAGATGAAATCCACTGTCAAATCTGTCCAG GAATCGGGAAAGTTGATGATCATCTCCAGCATCACATGCAAAAGCAAAGAAATCAGAAGTGTGTGGAACAATACTATGAACATAATGcgtttggaaatatttttaatcagagaaaaagtaattttccattaaagcagcatcatgatatGTTTGACTTACACAGAAAAACTTTAAAATCCACTTTAAGTTTAGATAAGCAAAACAGAAGCTGTGACTTGAAAAACTTTACTGAGTTTAATGGAGATGGACAGTCTTTTGTGCGTGATGAGCGTGAACAACTTCATACTGATAATAAATTCCATGAAAGTGtaaaacaaaacagcaacaagTCTCAGGTGATTAAGCATCAGAGAACTGCTAAATTAGAGAAAGCCCATGtatgcagtgaatgtgggaaggccttcatCAAAATGTCTCAGTTCATTGATCATCAGAAGGTTCATACAGGAGAGAAGCCTCATGGATGCAATATGTGTGGGAAAGCATTTTCCAGAAAGTCCAGGCTTATTGAGCATCAGAGAATTCATGCAGGACTGAAACACTATGAATGCATTGAATGCGACAAAACATTTCTGAAGAAATCACAGCTCAATATACATCAGAAAACTCATATGGGAGAGAAACCCCATACATGCAATCAATGTGGGAAATCCTTCATCAAGAAGTGTCGGCTTACTTATCATCAGCGAACTCATACAGGAGAGAAACCTCATGGGTGCAATctatgtgggaaagccttttctACGAAGTTTAGTCTCTCTACTCATCAAAAAACTCATACAGGAGAGAAGCCCTATACATGCAGTGAGTGTGGAAAAGCCTTCTTTGAGAAGAGACGTCTTATTGCACATCATCgaactcatactggagagaaaccctttACATGCAATGAATGCGGGAAAGGCTTCACTTTGAAGAACAGTCTCATCACACATCAGCAAACTCATAGCAAAGAGAAATCATATACTTGCAGTGAATGTGGAAAAGGTTTTTCCATGAAGCACTGTCTCATCGTACATCAGCgaactcatactggagagaaaccctatataTGCAATGAGTGTGGAAAAGGCTTTCCCCTGAAGAGTCCTCTTATCAGACATCAGCGAACACAtacaggagagaaaccttatgtaTGTAGTGAATGTGGAAAAGGCTTCACCATGAAGAGTGATCTCATTGTACATCAGCGTACTCATACCGCAGAGAAACCGTATGTATGCAGTGATTGTGGAAAAGGCTTCACTGTGAAGAGCCGTCTGATTGTACATCAACGAACTCAtacaggagagaaaccttatgtgTGTAATGAATGCGGAAAAGGCTTCCCAGCAAAGATCCGGCTGGTTGGACACCAACgaactcacactggagagaagcCGTTTATATGCAAGGAGTGTGGAAAAGGCTTCACCGAGAAGAGCCATCTCAGTGTACATCGGCGcactcatactggagagaaaccctatataTGCAGTGAATGTGGAAAAGGCTTAACTGGGAAAAGCATGCTCATTGCACATCAgcgaattcatactggagagaaaccctataagTGTAATGAATGTGGAAAGGGCTTCACTATGAAGAGCACTCTAGGTATACATGAGCGAACTCATACTGGAGAGGAACCCTACAAATGCAATGAATGTGGTAAAGCGTTCAGGAAGAAGACATGCCTCATACAACATCAGAGATTTCACACAGGAAAAACTTCCTTTGCGTGTACTGAATGTGGAAAATTCTCTTTGCGAAAGTATGATCTCATTACCCATCAGAGAattcacacaggagagaaaccatATGAATGCAGTGtatgtggaaaagccttcacCACCAAGTCAGGGCTCAATGTTCATCATCGGAAACATACAGGAGAGAGGCCCTATGGATGCAGCGATTGTGGGAAATCTTTTGCCCACTTGTCAATCCTTGTTAAACACAAGAGAATGCACACGTAG
- the LOC104845511 gene encoding zinc finger protein 615-like isoform X4 yields the protein MLENYNNLVSVGYQAGKQDALSKWEQGEELWTIEDEIHCQICPGIGKVDDHLQHHMQKQRNQKCVEQYYEHNAFGNIFNQRKSNFPLKQHHDMFDLHRKTLKSTLSLDKQNRSCDLKNFTEFNGDGQSFVRDEREQLHTDNKFHESVKQNSNKSQVIKHQRTAKLEKAHVCSECGKAFIKMSQFIDHQKVHTGEKPHGCNMCGKAFSRKSRLIEHQRIHAGLKHYECIECDKTFLKKSQLNIHQKTHMGEKPHTCNQCGKSFIKKCRLTYHQRTHTGEKPHGCNLCGKAFSTKFSLSTHQKTHTGEKPYTCSECGKAFFEKRRLIAHHRTHTGEKPFTCNECGKGFTLKNSLITHQQTHSKEKSYTCSECGKGFSMKHCLIVHQRTHTGEKPYICNECGKGFPLKSPLIRHQRTHTGEKPYVCSECGKGFTMKSDLIVHQRTHTAEKPYVCSDCGKGFTVKSRLIVHQRTHTGEKPYVCNECGKGFPAKIRLVGHQRTHTGEKPFICKECGKGFTEKSHLSVHRRTHTGEKPYICSECGKGLTGKSMLIAHQRIHTGEKPYKCNECGKGFTMKSTLGIHERTHTGEEPYKCNECGKAFRKKTCLIQHQRFHTGKTSFACTECGKFSLRKYDLITHQRIHTGEKPYECSVCGKAFTTKSGLNVHHRKHTGERPYGCSDCGKSFAHLSILVKHKRMHT from the exons ATGTTGGAGAACTATAACAACCTCGTGTCAGTGG GGTATCAAGCTGGCAAACAAGATGCACTCTCTAAGTGGGAACAGGGAGAAGAACTGTGGACAATAGAAGATGAAATCCACTGTCAAATCTGTCCAG GAATCGGGAAAGTTGATGATCATCTCCAGCATCACATGCAAAAGCAAAGAAATCAGAAGTGTGTGGAACAATACTATGAACATAATGcgtttggaaatatttttaatcagagaaaaagtaattttccattaaagcagcatcatgatatGTTTGACTTACACAGAAAAACTTTAAAATCCACTTTAAGTTTAGATAAGCAAAACAGAAGCTGTGACTTGAAAAACTTTACTGAGTTTAATGGAGATGGACAGTCTTTTGTGCGTGATGAGCGTGAACAACTTCATACTGATAATAAATTCCATGAAAGTGtaaaacaaaacagcaacaagTCTCAGGTGATTAAGCATCAGAGAACTGCTAAATTAGAGAAAGCCCATGtatgcagtgaatgtgggaaggccttcatCAAAATGTCTCAGTTCATTGATCATCAGAAGGTTCATACAGGAGAGAAGCCTCATGGATGCAATATGTGTGGGAAAGCATTTTCCAGAAAGTCCAGGCTTATTGAGCATCAGAGAATTCATGCAGGACTGAAACACTATGAATGCATTGAATGCGACAAAACATTTCTGAAGAAATCACAGCTCAATATACATCAGAAAACTCATATGGGAGAGAAACCCCATACATGCAATCAATGTGGGAAATCCTTCATCAAGAAGTGTCGGCTTACTTATCATCAGCGAACTCATACAGGAGAGAAACCTCATGGGTGCAATctatgtgggaaagccttttctACGAAGTTTAGTCTCTCTACTCATCAAAAAACTCATACAGGAGAGAAGCCCTATACATGCAGTGAGTGTGGAAAAGCCTTCTTTGAGAAGAGACGTCTTATTGCACATCATCgaactcatactggagagaaaccctttACATGCAATGAATGCGGGAAAGGCTTCACTTTGAAGAACAGTCTCATCACACATCAGCAAACTCATAGCAAAGAGAAATCATATACTTGCAGTGAATGTGGAAAAGGTTTTTCCATGAAGCACTGTCTCATCGTACATCAGCgaactcatactggagagaaaccctatataTGCAATGAGTGTGGAAAAGGCTTTCCCCTGAAGAGTCCTCTTATCAGACATCAGCGAACACAtacaggagagaaaccttatgtaTGTAGTGAATGTGGAAAAGGCTTCACCATGAAGAGTGATCTCATTGTACATCAGCGTACTCATACCGCAGAGAAACCGTATGTATGCAGTGATTGTGGAAAAGGCTTCACTGTGAAGAGCCGTCTGATTGTACATCAACGAACTCAtacaggagagaaaccttatgtgTGTAATGAATGCGGAAAAGGCTTCCCAGCAAAGATCCGGCTGGTTGGACACCAACgaactcacactggagagaagcCGTTTATATGCAAGGAGTGTGGAAAAGGCTTCACCGAGAAGAGCCATCTCAGTGTACATCGGCGcactcatactggagagaaaccctatataTGCAGTGAATGTGGAAAAGGCTTAACTGGGAAAAGCATGCTCATTGCACATCAgcgaattcatactggagagaaaccctataagTGTAATGAATGTGGAAAGGGCTTCACTATGAAGAGCACTCTAGGTATACATGAGCGAACTCATACTGGAGAGGAACCCTACAAATGCAATGAATGTGGTAAAGCGTTCAGGAAGAAGACATGCCTCATACAACATCAGAGATTTCACACAGGAAAAACTTCCTTTGCGTGTACTGAATGTGGAAAATTCTCTTTGCGAAAGTATGATCTCATTACCCATCAGAGAattcacacaggagagaaaccatATGAATGCAGTGtatgtggaaaagccttcacCACCAAGTCAGGGCTCAATGTTCATCATCGGAAACATACAGGAGAGAGGCCCTATGGATGCAGCGATTGTGGGAAATCTTTTGCCCACTTGTCAATCCTTGTTAAACACAAGAGAATGCACACGTAG